GTGAGCTCCACCGGCCCGAGCGTACGGTTCGTGACCCGCAGCCGGGCGCGGAGCGAGGCGGGGAACACCTCGTAGCGCAGGGCCAGGTCGAGCCCGCGGACCGGGATGCCGTGCCGCTCTTCCCGCCCGCCAGAGCCGCTCCCGCCCCCCCCGAAGTCGTCCACCGGCGGGAAGAGGTAGGACAGCTCGACGGCGTGGCTCTCCGCCTCCGCGATGGACCCGCCGAGCGGCTCCTCCCCCTCCAGGTGCAGGGCCAGGTCGCGGATGCAGCGGGTCTCCCGGAAGAAGAAGCCGGTGAGCGGCTCCGTGCCGCACCGGCCGCGCGTGTCCACCGTGAGGAGCGACGGACCCCGCCAGGCCGACCGCACCGGCGGCTGGTTGGTGGCGCGCACCGCGTCCAGCGAAGACAGGAAGGTCATGGGGCGTCGCGGATCGTGGGGACCTGCCATTCCGGTGCTCGTCCGGCGAGCCGGCCCGGACGCAAGCCTCGTTCCGTGTTGCGCCCCCGGCAACAGGGCCGCGGTTCCGCGCGCGCAAGCGCGTTTCAGGCCACTTGCCGGACGAAACACGATTTTTGTCGCGGGTGCCCTTCTTTTGCTGTAGATTCTGCAACAGACCGTTTCCAGGCGACGACCTGATCAACACGGAGGCGCGTATGGCGAGGACCAGGCGCAGCGATGGGTGGTCTGAGCAGGAGGTGCTGAACCTCGTCCGGGGGCGGATCATCGCGGGGATCCACGGTGGGCACCTCGACACCGGCGACCGGCTCCCCTCCTACCGCGAGGTGGCGGAAGAGACCCGCGCGGATCTGCGCCTGGTCGCCCGGGTGTACCGGCGGCTGGAGGAGGAGGGGCTGGTGCAGGTGCGCGGCCGCGCCGGGGTGTTCGTCGCGGAGCAGGAGCGGATCGGCGGCCGTGTGCTGGCCGAGACCGCCCGCTGGATGGTGACGGTCCTGCGTGACGCCTGGAACCGGCGCATCGCGGTGCCGGAGCTGCCCGACTTCGTGCGGCGCTGCACGGAGAGCCGGACGGTTCGGTGCGCCTGCATCGAGTCCACCCGCGACCAGATGGACGCGATGTGCATCGAGCTCCACCAGGACTTCGGCTTCAAGACGTCGCCCCTCCACGCCGACCGCCTCGCGCCGCTCCAGGTGGGGAGCATCGTGCTCGAGCGGATTCCGCGCGAGATCCGGGAGGCCGACCTCCTGGTGACGACCACCTACCACGCGGGCGCCGTGCGGCACCTGGCGGAGGTTCTCGAGAAGCCGCTCGCGGTGATCCGCCTCAGCGCGGCGTCCATCCGCGAGATGGAGCGCCGCCTGGAGGAGGGGGAGATCACGGTGATCTGCGTGGACCCCGGCTTCGTGGAGCGGGTGCGGGAGGTGGTGACCGTTCACCCCGAGCGGATCCGGGGGGTGCTCGTCGACGACCGGGAGGGGCTCGCGCACATCGACCGGAGCCGCCCGGTCCTGGCTTCCCGCGCCGCCCGCAAGCTCCTGAAGGGCATGGTTCCCAACCTGCTGCCGCTGGCGGGGCCGGCGATCTGCGAGGAGTCCGCGGAGGAGCTCGCCGAGGCGCTGGTCCGCCTCAACCTGGAGGCAGGCCGTGAGAAGCTCCAGGAGGAGGAGGGAAAGGGACGCTGAGCGCCCCGCCCGCCGGGCCCGGGCCTGCGACAGCTCCTCCTGGGGCAGCGCATCTGTTGCACCAGGCGCAACAGGGGGAATGGCGCTTGCATGCCCGCGGAAGCTCGGGTGCGCTCCCCGTCCGCGGGGGAGCGTGACGGAATCCTGGACGCGCAGCCGGAGCATCCAATGCCGACCACGGCCACCATCGAGCGGATCGAGGCGTCCTCGTACACCATCCCCACGGATCGCCCGGAGGCGGACGGCACCCTGCGCTGGGACTCGACGACCATCGTGCTGGTGGAGGCGGACGGGGGTGGCGAGCGGGGGCTGGGGTACAGCTACACGCACTCCGCCGCGGCGGGGCTGATCCGCGGCCTCCTCGCGGAGGCCGTGCGCGGGCGCTGCGCCATGGACGTGCCCGGCGCCTGGGAAGCGATGCGGCACGCGGTGCGCA
The nucleotide sequence above comes from Longimicrobiaceae bacterium. Encoded proteins:
- a CDS encoding GntR family transcriptional regulator — encoded protein: MARTRRSDGWSEQEVLNLVRGRIIAGIHGGHLDTGDRLPSYREVAEETRADLRLVARVYRRLEEEGLVQVRGRAGVFVAEQERIGGRVLAETARWMVTVLRDAWNRRIAVPELPDFVRRCTESRTVRCACIESTRDQMDAMCIELHQDFGFKTSPLHADRLAPLQVGSIVLERIPREIREADLLVTTTYHAGAVRHLAEVLEKPLAVIRLSAASIREMERRLEEGEITVICVDPGFVERVREVVTVHPERIRGVLVDDREGLAHIDRSRPVLASRAARKLLKGMVPNLLPLAGPAICEESAEELAEALVRLNLEAGREKLQEEEGKGR